The Pseudomonadota bacterium genome includes a window with the following:
- a CDS encoding C45 family autoproteolytic acyltransferase/hydrolase, with product MSLTHVEDRPTPADCRADSQLQVWEAAGKRFFVLTQKGHFADLCYDHGRLLAKEIEDGVFPEILATIAHDVDASPDLETGAMDSIQGAFFNRLSNDVLESSSQEFRDGVAALAQGCLGQLSNPLFNETAVEHACVAIDTGNIATGFNHLVANVSGAKRTGHWLQYAVLANIFEESGRSYDEIDDDEDEVKNNTAALRNRMRNTRGRRRAGMGCTGIWAAAGLTANGHGLHARNFDGAFFAWNRYPVLHLIDETPTNNNWQRYAAVGTAGLVYPGGISGVNEAGIAVSLHQMSTVNFTAGDGSGDFDVAPYVQQRMLREAKTLDDAVDIARSRNHFASWTILVSHAASGKALRVELNGARDDDTGDHINRVEASPAAERMVQSNHFLSEALKERHNLLSDAHFTPTVGKWMETRARLATADKHLKDATAAGEVTTQWALNTLADHNDETLDGDRRSFGRTICKSYSLMGSIARASADRASPDDEIWFTLGDRMPGPHSTLVGFAIDWQALSFAPVGTHVADTAPPALLSAMDDYIEAFSSHDRPRRPSGDYVRRRPTEAEMQGIRRLAIADLDRAIETLDNAAVVDPIYRYIRARLCHDTAMAVPQAVQDEFLHKAADDWAWLREHADSNDVAMTDWERALIYILSAATKAALDPQDPSAHDELLDTGRTLLEGVAHSLFGDGAVHHDIKNWRKVIAAIDADGGFAELPSIDFVTVE from the coding sequence ATGTCCCTCACCCACGTCGAAGATCGTCCGACACCCGCAGACTGCCGAGCCGACAGCCAGCTTCAGGTCTGGGAAGCCGCCGGCAAACGGTTTTTCGTGCTGACCCAGAAAGGCCACTTCGCGGACCTTTGTTATGACCACGGCCGCCTGTTGGCCAAGGAAATTGAGGACGGCGTTTTTCCGGAGATCCTGGCGACCATCGCGCACGATGTCGACGCCAGCCCCGATCTGGAGACCGGCGCCATGGACAGCATCCAGGGCGCCTTTTTCAATCGGCTCAGCAACGATGTCCTGGAATCGTCCAGCCAGGAGTTTCGTGACGGTGTGGCCGCGCTGGCACAGGGCTGTTTAGGGCAACTGTCCAATCCGCTGTTTAATGAGACAGCCGTTGAACATGCCTGCGTCGCGATCGACACGGGCAACATCGCAACCGGCTTTAACCACCTGGTCGCCAACGTCAGCGGTGCAAAACGCACCGGCCATTGGCTGCAGTATGCGGTATTGGCCAACATCTTTGAGGAGTCCGGCCGCAGCTATGACGAAATCGACGACGATGAGGATGAGGTTAAGAACAACACCGCAGCACTGCGTAACCGTATGCGCAACACGCGCGGGCGACGCCGCGCCGGTATGGGCTGCACCGGCATTTGGGCCGCGGCCGGATTAACGGCTAACGGCCATGGCCTACACGCGCGAAACTTCGATGGTGCCTTCTTTGCTTGGAACCGCTACCCCGTCTTGCATCTGATTGATGAGACACCGACCAACAACAACTGGCAACGTTACGCCGCCGTCGGTACGGCGGGACTGGTCTATCCAGGCGGCATCAGCGGCGTTAATGAGGCCGGTATCGCTGTTTCGCTGCATCAAATGTCGACGGTGAATTTCACCGCCGGCGACGGCAGCGGCGACTTCGACGTCGCACCTTACGTCCAACAACGCATGCTTCGGGAAGCCAAGACGCTGGATGACGCCGTCGACATCGCACGGTCGCGAAACCATTTCGCCTCTTGGACGATCCTGGTCAGCCACGCGGCGTCGGGCAAAGCCTTGCGGGTCGAGCTGAACGGCGCCCGCGACGATGACACCGGTGACCACATCAATCGGGTGGAAGCAAGCCCCGCGGCGGAGCGGATGGTGCAGTCAAACCACTTCCTCTCCGAGGCATTGAAGGAACGTCACAATCTGCTGAGCGACGCACATTTTACCCCAACCGTCGGCAAGTGGATGGAGACCCGCGCACGCCTTGCCACGGCCGACAAACACCTCAAGGACGCCACCGCAGCGGGCGAGGTGACAACGCAGTGGGCGCTCAACACGTTGGCCGATCACAACGATGAGACGTTGGATGGCGACCGCCGCAGCTTCGGCCGGACGATCTGCAAGTCCTATAGCCTTATGGGCAGCATCGCGCGGGCAAGCGCCGATCGTGCCAGTCCGGATGACGAGATCTGGTTCACGCTTGGCGACCGGATGCCCGGACCCCATTCGACGCTCGTCGGCTTCGCCATCGACTGGCAGGCACTTTCATTTGCGCCGGTCGGCACCCATGTGGCGGATACGGCACCGCCCGCGCTTCTGTCCGCCATGGACGACTATATCGAGGCCTTTTCGTCCCACGACCGGCCACGCCGACCTAGCGGCGACTATGTACGGCGCAGGCCGACCGAGGCGGAAATGCAAGGCATTCGCCGCCTGGCGATTGCGGATCTCGATCGCGCGATCGAAACCCTCGACAACGCCGCCGTCGTCGACCCGATCTATCGCTATATCCGCGCCCGGCTGTGCCACGACACCGCAATGGCTGTGCCCCAGGCGGTTCAGGACGAGTTCTTGCATAAGGCGGCAGACGACTGGGCCTGGTTGCGCGAGCATGCTGACAGCAATGACGTCGCGATGACGGATTGGGAGCGCGCCCTAATCTACATCCTTTCAGCCGCCACCAAGGCCGCGCTTGATCCACAGGACCCGTCCGCGCACGACGAACTCCTGGATACCGGCCGTACCCTGCTGGAAGGTGTAGCGCACAGCCTGTTCGGCGATGGCGCCGTGCATCACGACATCAAGAACTGGCGTAAGGTCATCGCCGCCATCGACGCCGATGGCGGCTTTGCGGAACTGCCCAGCATCGATTTCGTCACCGTGGAGTAG
- a CDS encoding type III PLP-dependent enzyme, which produces MNQTLAVETPAITSRAASLQTFGSVDAVVDALKPAEPVYCLYPRVLQQVAGRFVTGFPGRTLYAVKANPHPEIIRELYGAGIRHFDTASLREVALVKEHCPDATCYFMAICKLAGAAETAFFSYGVRNFVADHESEVDRLLALADQDTTIHIRMKAFDPASVYELSSKFGAEPEEVARLLRRVADAGLQPGLAFNVGSLCRHPDAYRRAITAAEEVVTASGVAIVSLDVGGGFPTDYPGLGTDPVDAFFDAIRETAGNGSWIGEGGLMCEPGRALVAEGQSLLVQVILIKDDMVFLNDGVYGGLSELNMSSNAVQYPWRVIRPGGAASAARRSYAISGPTCDTLDVLPHKMDLPADLAVGDWIEFGLAGAYTNATSTRFNGFHTDHWVRIEGEGVMPPGELSTPR; this is translated from the coding sequence ATGAATCAAACGCTCGCCGTCGAGACGCCCGCTATCACAAGCCGGGCTGCCAGCCTTCAGACGTTCGGATCGGTCGATGCCGTCGTCGATGCGCTGAAACCCGCCGAGCCCGTCTATTGCCTCTATCCGCGCGTTTTGCAGCAGGTCGCCGGCCGCTTCGTCACGGGCTTTCCCGGCCGTACGCTCTATGCGGTCAAAGCCAATCCGCATCCCGAGATCATCCGGGAACTCTATGGCGCGGGCATTCGCCATTTCGATACCGCGTCCTTGCGCGAGGTTGCGCTGGTCAAGGAACACTGTCCGGACGCCACCTGTTACTTCATGGCCATCTGCAAGCTGGCCGGCGCAGCCGAGACCGCTTTCTTCAGTTACGGCGTCCGCAACTTCGTCGCCGATCACGAAAGCGAGGTCGATAGGCTTCTGGCTCTGGCGGATCAGGACACCACCATCCACATCCGCATGAAGGCGTTCGACCCAGCCTCGGTCTATGAGCTTTCCAGCAAGTTCGGCGCCGAGCCTGAAGAGGTCGCGCGATTGCTGCGCCGTGTCGCTGACGCCGGTCTGCAGCCCGGCCTGGCGTTCAACGTCGGCTCGCTGTGCCGCCATCCCGATGCCTATCGCCGCGCCATCACCGCGGCCGAAGAGGTCGTCACGGCATCGGGTGTCGCGATCGTATCGCTCGATGTCGGCGGGGGTTTTCCGACCGACTACCCGGGACTGGGTACCGATCCGGTCGATGCCTTCTTTGACGCCATTCGCGAGACAGCCGGAAACGGGTCGTGGATTGGTGAAGGCGGCCTGATGTGCGAGCCGGGCCGCGCCCTTGTCGCCGAGGGCCAGTCGCTTCTGGTCCAGGTCATTTTGATCAAGGACGACATGGTGTTTCTGAACGACGGTGTTTATGGCGGGCTCTCGGAACTCAACATGTCAAGCAATGCCGTCCAGTACCCGTGGCGCGTCATCCGGCCCGGTGGCGCGGCGAGTGCGGCCAGGCGTTCCTATGCGATCTCGGGTCCGACCTGCGACACGTTGGACGTGCTGCCGCACAAGATGGACCTGCCGGCGGATCTCGCGGTGGGCGACTGGATCGAGTTCGGCCTTGCGGGCGCCTACACCAACGCCACCAGCACGCGCTTCAACGGCTTTCATACGGACCACTGGGTGCGGATCGAGGGTGAGGGCGTCATGCCGCCCGGCGAACTCTCTACTCCACGGTGA
- a CDS encoding Lrp/AsnC family transcriptional regulator, which translates to MDRLDIRILDALQRDGTLTQAELAEQVGSTPSTSLRRAERLKASGHLDRCVYLADPKKLERGLRAIITVVTSGLGGKKGKEFAKRLASEPALDMAYGTTGEVDAVLLANFRDMEEFRTFCERLFDNDPHVLRYTTMFAVDSYKHTTVVPTDALAARLEDA; encoded by the coding sequence ATGGATCGTCTGGACATCCGAATCCTCGACGCATTGCAACGCGACGGCACGCTGACTCAGGCGGAGCTGGCCGAACAGGTCGGCTCAACCCCTTCCACGAGCTTGCGGCGCGCCGAACGCCTCAAGGCGAGCGGGCATCTGGACCGGTGCGTCTATCTCGCCGATCCCAAGAAGCTGGAGCGTGGTCTGCGCGCCATCATCACCGTCGTCACCAGCGGTCTGGGCGGCAAGAAGGGCAAAGAGTTCGCCAAGCGTCTCGCGAGCGAACCGGCGCTCGACATGGCCTATGGCACGACCGGCGAGGTCGACGCCGTGCTCCTTGCGAATTTCAGGGATATGGAAGAATTCCGGACCTTCTGCGAACGCCTGTTCGACAACGATCCCCATGTCCTCCGCTACACAACGATGTTCGCGGTGGATAGCTACAAACACACAACCGTGGTGCCAACCGATGCACTTGCCGCGCGGCTTGAGGACGCCTAG
- the pyrC gene encoding dihydroorotase: MTGGETLTLRRPDDWHVHLRDGAMLAFAADHTARQFARAIIMPNLVPPVTTVAAATAYRDRILAALPAGRGFTPLMTAYLTDEIDPDEIETGFKGGVFTACKLYPAGATTNSASGVTDVRHIHGVLERMQAIGMPLLVHGEVVSPDIDIFDREAVFLEQVLGPVLADFPALKVVLEHITTGDSVAFVEAAGANLGATITAHHLRIDRNAMFEGGIRPHAYCLPVAKRRQHREALRKAAVSGNPRFFLGTDSAPHPKHEKESACGCAGIFSAPVALESYAQTFDEEGALDRLEAFASEFGPRFYGLPLNDGQVTLRREAQAVPDVVGNDDLTLVPFHAGETLSWRFVEAEG; this comes from the coding sequence ATGACGGGCGGCGAGACGCTGACCTTGCGCCGGCCCGACGACTGGCACGTTCATCTGCGTGATGGCGCCATGCTGGCCTTTGCCGCCGACCATACCGCGCGCCAGTTCGCGCGTGCGATCATCATGCCGAACCTGGTACCACCGGTCACCACGGTCGCCGCGGCCACCGCTTACCGCGACCGCATTCTTGCGGCGCTACCGGCGGGTCGCGGTTTTACCCCGCTGATGACGGCCTATCTGACCGACGAAATCGATCCGGACGAGATCGAGACGGGGTTTAAGGGTGGCGTCTTCACCGCCTGCAAGCTTTACCCAGCCGGCGCCACGACCAACTCCGCGTCCGGCGTCACCGATGTGCGTCATATCCACGGGGTGTTGGAGCGCATGCAGGCGATCGGCATGCCGCTCTTGGTCCATGGCGAGGTCGTGTCGCCGGATATCGATATCTTCGACCGCGAGGCGGTGTTCCTGGAACAGGTGCTGGGCCCGGTGCTCGCCGACTTTCCGGCGCTGAAGGTGGTGCTGGAGCACATCACGACTGGGGACTCCGTCGCGTTTGTCGAGGCGGCCGGCGCGAACCTTGGCGCCACGATCACCGCCCATCATCTGCGCATCGACCGCAACGCCATGTTCGAAGGTGGGATCAGGCCGCATGCCTATTGCCTGCCGGTCGCCAAGCGCCGTCAGCATCGCGAGGCCCTGCGCAAGGCGGCGGTCTCGGGCAATCCAAGGTTTTTTCTGGGCACGGATTCCGCGCCTCATCCCAAGCACGAGAAGGAAAGTGCCTGCGGCTGCGCCGGCATCTTCAGCGCGCCCGTCGCCCTGGAGAGCTACGCCCAGACCTTTGACGAGGAGGGCGCGCTCGACCGGCTTGAGGCTTTCGCTTCGGAGTTTGGCCCGCGTTTCTATGGTCTGCCGCTCAACGATGGCCAGGTCACATTGCGCCGCGAAGCACAAGCCGTGCCGGATGTCGTTGGCAACGATGACCTGACGCTCGTTCCGTTCCACGCCGGTGAGACGTTGTCTTGGCGCTTCGTGGAGGCCGAGGGCTAG
- a CDS encoding carbamoyltransferase C-terminal domain-containing protein: protein MGLNLGHDRAISFVSDGPLSFHTAIERLDRRKHSESPDYPVAEINRVLDHLGIAIDDIAGVCLSYLGSNPERISETMAWEFRQEFPGFRGDFSTLDHHNAHAIGAQVCSGFNETLVLVADGAGDERLWGTQAESLISVNAKTCQLIDERVQSMPRSQLNRPKFYDPAFFRADDATRQISLGLKYEQITYLCGFGPGQAGQTMALAAYGEPLFDYQRYLPSDLSFSLTYPDFLREFTDLASSRKQTLREFAKSNRADIAATYQAYLEEALVRISEEVVRRHKPDALCFAGGIFLNCLSNRKITNALSQTNLYFLPACGDDGQSIGTAAYAYWRQAERFPEPNTAFPYLGRGFSSEECEKAVAEAGLAGERLFGSSRAERLAQLLAEGKIVGVLQGRSEAGPRALGHRSILADPRSPTTKPRIDAGIKRRAEFRPYAPMMLRECVGDITDFASASPHMLITADVREQHRLKLPAITHIDNSTRAQTVTEEIDPFLFALLTAFEHKTGYGVLLNTSFNDESEPIVDSPEDAIRTFLRTELDALLLEEVLVTKSG from the coding sequence ATGGGCCTTAACCTTGGGCATGATCGCGCAATTTCGTTCGTAAGCGATGGCCCGCTTTCGTTTCACACCGCTATTGAACGGCTCGACCGCCGAAAACACTCCGAGTCGCCCGACTACCCGGTCGCCGAGATTAACCGGGTGCTCGACCACCTTGGGATCGCTATCGACGATATCGCGGGTGTCTGTCTCTCTTATCTCGGGAGCAACCCCGAGCGGATCAGCGAGACGATGGCGTGGGAGTTTCGTCAGGAGTTTCCAGGCTTCCGCGGCGACTTCTCCACGCTGGATCATCATAACGCGCACGCGATCGGTGCGCAGGTCTGCAGCGGATTTAATGAAACACTCGTCCTGGTCGCGGACGGCGCCGGTGATGAACGCCTGTGGGGCACGCAGGCTGAGTCCCTGATTTCCGTCAACGCGAAAACTTGCCAATTGATAGATGAGCGCGTGCAGTCGATGCCGCGAAGTCAGCTCAATCGGCCAAAGTTCTACGATCCCGCATTCTTCCGCGCTGATGACGCAACGCGTCAAATCAGCCTGGGCCTGAAGTACGAGCAGATCACGTATTTGTGCGGATTCGGCCCGGGGCAAGCGGGCCAGACGATGGCTCTGGCGGCCTATGGGGAACCTCTATTCGATTACCAGCGCTACCTGCCGTCCGATCTTTCGTTCTCGCTGACCTATCCGGACTTCCTGCGGGAGTTCACGGACCTGGCGTCCTCGCGAAAGCAGACCCTTAGAGAGTTCGCCAAGAGTAATCGTGCTGATATCGCGGCGACCTATCAGGCCTATCTCGAAGAAGCGCTCGTTCGCATCAGCGAGGAGGTCGTGCGCCGCCACAAGCCTGACGCGCTGTGTTTCGCCGGCGGCATATTCTTGAACTGCCTCTCGAACAGGAAAATTACCAACGCCCTATCGCAAACGAACCTCTACTTCCTGCCGGCATGTGGTGATGACGGACAGTCAATCGGCACGGCGGCCTATGCGTACTGGCGACAGGCAGAACGTTTTCCCGAACCGAACACCGCCTTCCCCTACCTCGGCCGCGGCTTCTCGTCGGAGGAATGCGAGAAAGCTGTCGCCGAAGCCGGTCTTGCCGGCGAGAGACTGTTCGGATCATCCCGCGCGGAGCGTCTTGCCCAACTGCTCGCCGAAGGCAAGATCGTGGGTGTACTCCAGGGCCGATCGGAAGCCGGCCCCAGGGCACTCGGCCACCGCAGCATACTGGCGGACCCGCGCTCCCCCACGACAAAGCCTCGCATCGACGCTGGCATCAAACGACGCGCCGAGTTTCGGCCCTACGCGCCGATGATGCTCCGCGAATGTGTCGGCGACATCACCGACTTCGCCTCTGCTTCGCCCCACATGCTGATCACCGCCGATGTTCGGGAACAGCATCGGTTGAAGTTGCCCGCCATCACGCATATCGACAACAGCACACGCGCACAGACGGTGACGGAAGAGATCGATCCGTTTCTCTTCGCGCTTCTCACGGCGTTCGAACACAAGACCGGCTATGGCGTCCTTCTCAACACGTCCTTCAACGATGAGTCGGAGCCCATCGTCGACAGCCCGGAAGATGCCATCCGCACGTTCCTGCGCACCGAGCTCGATGCGTTGCTTCTCGAAGAGGTTCTCGTGACCAAATCCGGCTGA